The following is a genomic window from Spirosoma agri.
GATTCCTTACTGACCAAATACGACTTTTTCAAGGATACGCAGAAAGTGCTGGAAAGCAAGCGGTTCCAACTTGAAAACGACCTGACATCTAAGGGGCGTAATCTGCAAAATAAAGTAGCGTTCTTTCAGCAACGGGCGGCTACCATGACGCAGGAGCAGGGTCGCGCTACGGAGGCTTCTCTACAGAAAGAGCAACAGGATATTATGGCATACCGGGAGCGGGCTGCGCAAAATCTGGCTGCCGAAGAGCAGGAGAAGAACAAGCAGTTATACGACCAGATCTACGACTACCTCAAGAAACAGAATGCCCAGAACAAATATGAGTTCGTGCTGGGTTATACGAAAGGGGGGGGCATCCTCTTTGCCGATCCATCCGGTGACCAGACCAGTAAGGTACTTGCCGGTCTGAACAAAGAATACAAGGAGAAGCAAACGAAAAAATAGTAGCAGACAACAGGCTACTGCCATTAGCAATAGAAACCGCATCGGCCACCAGATGTTCTTCATTTGGCGACCGGTGCGGTTTCTGTTAGATGCCAGTCATTATCGCTGTTTATCGGATGATTATACCCGTGCCAGACGACGTAATTTTCTTAGCACTGGCAAACCTCTGATCAATTTCCGGTGTTCTTGGTCTTACCAAACTACTTTCAGTCCCTCGCCGGACTATTTACCTGACTTGATGCCATCTGGTGTTTTTGGATAGCCTCAAGTCGTATATACTGTTCCATGGCCTCTGCTTCTATTGTTAAACAGGTTGATATCCGGAATCGTCGGGCATCGTTTGAATATTCGTTTTTAGAAACGTTCACGGCGGGTATTATCCTGACGGGTACCGAAATTAAATCGATCCGACAGGGAAAGGTAAACTTACAGGACGCCTATTGCCTGATTTATAATGACGAACTCTTTATTCGTCAGATGAATATTTCGCTGTATACCGAAGGAACTCACTACAACCACGACCCGCTGCGTGATCGGAAACTGCTGCTGACAAAGCGGGAGATCAAGCGGCTTACCGAAAAATTAAAGGATCAGGGATTGACCATTGTTCCCGTCCGAATGTTCACCAGTGAGCGTGGTTTTGCCAAAATCGACATTGCGCTGGCGAAAGGTAAAAAGCTGTTCGATAAGCGCGACAGCATTAAAGAACGCGACGTAACACGAGAGATGCAGCGCGAACGCTACTAAGGTCGACAGACTCGCCTACTCATCCGGATATAACTAATCTATCGATTTAGTAGAAGAAGATGATTGTCAATGGCTGACGGGTGTATATTCACAGATTAGTAAATTTTCCACAATGCTTGCCGATATGTGGATAACTCTGTAACTTGCTACCGTACAGAGGCATCTAAACGCGATATGGGCAGGAAAGTATTAGTCTTAAACCAAGATTACAGTGCACTCAGCATCTGCTCCGTTCCTAAAGCATTTTTGCTGGTTTTTTTAGATAAAGCCGAACTCGTCGCCGAATCCGAGCAATTCACGCTCCGAACCGTCTCTGCGGAGTTCCCGATGCCGTCGGTTATCCGGTTACATCGATACGTAAGTCTGCCGTACAAGGGCGTTATGCTCACCCGGCAGAATATCTTTAAGCGTGACGGTCACCATTGCCAGTACTGTGGAACAACGGAAGATCTGACACTCGACCACGTCATGCCAAAATCACGGGGGGGTAAAACCAGCTGGGACAACCTCGCTACCGCCTGCAAACGGTGCAACTCCCGGAAAGGGGACTATACACCCGAAGAGGCCAATCTTAAATTGCGGCAGAAGCCCTTCAAACCGACCTTCCTGGTTTTTCTACGCGAGTTTTCGGGATCGCTCGAACAAAGCTGGATGCCCTTTTTAAGCAAGAAAGAAAAAGCATTCCAATAACAGTTTCGAAAGAAGCGGGCGAACAGGACCAAACAGTAAGAAAGAGTGTACTCGGTGCATCTGTCTTTCTTGCCGTTTGGTCCTGTTCTTTTCGTTGTGCTCTCTTTTTCAAAGACTTTTGCCACCGCCGAAACTTTTTTAACGAAGCAATTGCTATCTTTGCAGTCCTTTTTCAAGGAACTTTATTTTAAACCAAAAGTCAGTCCGCCATTGACCCACGGACTGATGTACTGAGTGGGTCAGGGAAACATTTTTTATGAGCAAAACGCAGCAACGCGAACTGCCGGCATTTGATTGGGACCGGGCAGACAACAAAGGATTCGGAAGTGGCTATTCGGACGCAGAGCGTGACCGGATGCTAGAACTGTACGACAACACCCTGTCGGAGGTTAAAGAGAAAGAAGTAGTGATGGGAACCGTCGTTGGGATTACGGACCGTGAGGTACTGCTCAACATCGGCTTCAAGTCGGACGGGTTGGTTCCAGCTTCCGAATTCCGGGATATGCCGGACCTGAAGATGGGTGATGAAATTGAAGTTTACGTAGAAAATCAGGAAGACCCGAACGGTCAGCTTGTTCTTTCGCGCAAGAAAGCGAAAGTGATCACAGCCTGGCAGAAAATCCAGCGTGCTCTGGACGAAGATCTCGTTATCGATGGTTTCGTTAAGCGCCGGACGAAGGGTGGTCTGATCGTTGATATTTTCAGCATTGAAGCGTTCTTGCCAGGTTCACAGATCGACGTGAAGCCGATTCGTGACTTCGATATTTTCGTTGGTAAGAAAATGGAGGTTAAAGTCGTTAAGATCAACTATGCAAATGATAACGTTGTCGTTTCGCACAAAGTCCTGATCGAGAAAGACCTCGAAGCACAACGCGCTCAAATCCTGAACAACCTCGAGAAAGGTCAGGTTCTGGAAGGCGTGATCAAAAACATGACCAACTTCGGTGTATTCATCGACCTTGGTGGTGTCGATGGTCTGTTGCACATCACGGACATCTCGTGGGGTCGTATCAGCCATCCATCCGAAGTGTTACACCTCGACCAGAAGGTCAACGTGGTTGTTCTGGACTTCGACGAAGACAAAAAGCGTATCTCACTGGGCATGAAACAACTTCAGGCTCACCCATGGGATGCTTTAGAGCAGGATATCCAGGTTGGTTCGAAAGTAAAAGGCAAGATTGTAAACGTAGCCGATTACGGTGCGTTCCTGGAAATCATGCCGGGCGTAGAAGGACTGATCCACGTATCCGAAATGTCGTGGTCGCAGCACCTGCGCAATCCACAGGAGTTCCTGAAAGTTGGTGATGAAGTAGAAGCTCAAGTGCTGACGCTGGACCGTAGTGACCGCAAAATGTCGCTGGGCATCAAACAACTGACCGAAGATCCCTGGACTCGCCCAGAACTGCGTACGAAATACGCGATCGGCACCAAGCATAAAGGTGTGGTTCGTAACCTAACCAACTTCGGCCTATTCCTTGAACTGGAAGAGGGTATCGATGGTCTGGTACACGTATCGGATCTGTCGTGGACCAAGAAGGTAAAACATCCTTCAGACTTCATCAAAGTTGGTGAAGACCTCGAAGTTATTGTGCTGGAACTGGACATCGAAAACCGTCGTCTGGCGCTGGGTCACAAACAACTCGAAGAAAACCCATGGGATACGTTCGAAACCGTATTCGCAGTTGGTACGATTCACCGGTGCACGATCATTAGCAAGAACGACAAGATGGCGACGCTCGAACTGCCTTATGGTATCGAAGGTTTCTCATCTCTGAAGAATCTTGGTAAAGAAGATGGCACCTTCGCTGAAGTTGGTGAAACGCTTGATTTCAAAGTAACGGAGTTCTCGAAAGAAGAGAAACGCATTATGTTGTCGCACACGAAAACGTGGCAGGAGAAAAATGAGCCGGTAAAAGAACAGAAGCCAAAAGCGGCTGCTGCTAAACCGACTTCGACTTCAAACCAGGCGGATCGTGGCGCAACGTTGGGTGACCTTGATGCATTGGCTGCTCTGAAGGAGCAGCTGGAAGGCCGCAACTAATCTGACGCTGTTTTTGGATTTAAATCCCCTGAATCGGAAGGTTCAGGGGATTTTTTTTGCGACACTAGTTTCAAAACAAGAGATAAACCCGTATGTTTGCACTCCCGAATCCAGGAGCTATCCCGCTTTCGGTCTTACAAGGTTCCGTGGCCGAGTGGCTAGGCAGAGGTCTGCAAAACCTCGTACAGCGGTTCGAATCCGCTCGGAACCTCCCTTCTCATCTGTAGAATATAATTAATAATTGCCATTTGGCCTTATCTGTGTAAAGGATCGGCCGAATGGCTTTTTTTATGCTGTTTATATGGTTTAGCGAAGTTCGCTTAGCATAAAAAGAACAGATTTGCCTTTCTTAATTAGAAACAATATAAATAAAATCGAGAACACAAAATAACTAAACACCAACTTTTGCCTATACAGCGTTCGTGTCGTACTTTTGTGGACCTATGAAAAGTCGGTGATGATTATGTTGATCAACTTAATGAATAGATGTCTAACAATGAGTCGTTTGTCTAAGTTTTGCGGGGCTATGGCCCTGTCGCTGGCGCTGTTTATTAATGGCGGCCAGTTGAAGGCGCAGGACTCATCTGCGGCTGCGGGCGGTGCTACGGCTGCAGCTACGCCAGCTGCGGGCGGTGGTGGTGATGCTGAAAAAGGAAAAACGCTATTTACCAACAACTGTGCGCAATGCCACGCGGTAACCGATGAGAAAGTCGTTGGTCCTGGTTTGAAAGGAATTGAGAGCCGGACTCCTGGTAAAGAATGGTTGCACAAATGGATTCGGAATTCGTCGGCAGTAATTGCGTCGGGCGATGCGTATGCGAACCAGGTTTTTAACGCCAACGGTAAAGTACAAATGTCTAGTTTTCCAAGTTTGTCGGATGCTGACATTGATGGAATCCTGGCGTATATCGATCAAGCTAGTAGCCCGCAAAAGGCTGCTGTAGCTGGTGATGAGGCTGGTAGCAAAAATACTAATGGTGCAGGATCAGGACAAGGTGGTACTTCCGGTGGCCCTTCTGAACTGTTCACTGTCGTGTTGGTTGCGCTGCTCGTCGTTATGCTACTCGTATTGGGTGTATTGCTGGTAATTGTAACCATACTATCGAAAGCAGTATCGCCGGTTACAGTCGACGGTGCACAACCGGTTTCTTCATTCGGTCAACGGTTGAAGGATGGTCTGTCAGGGGCTTTCAACAACTCGACACTTCGCTCGATTGTCATTTGGTTGTTCCTTCTGGTTGCTACCAAAGAAACACTCGATGGAGCCTACAGCATTGGTATCCAACAAGGCTACGCGCCGAAACAACCGATTGCTTACTCACATAAGCTTCACGCTGGACAGTACAAAATCGATTGTAACTATTGCCACACAGGTGTTAATAAAGGAAAGAGTGCTACCATTCCTGCGGCTAACATCTGTATGAACTGTCACGGCGTGATCAAAAAGGAATCGCCTGAGATTCAGAAAATCTATACAGCTATTGAACAAAATCGCCCCATTGAGTGGATTCGTGTTCATAATCTGCCTGATCTGGCTTATTTCAACCATGCGCAACACGTAAATGTCGGTAACGTACAATGCCAGACTTGCCACGGTGATATCGAAAAAATGGAAGTGGTCGAGCAGCGCTCGTCATTGACGATGGGCTGGTGTATTGACTGTCACCGTAAAACGGAAGTCAACACAAAAGATAATGCCTACTACGATAAGTTAGTTGCTCTTCACAGTAAAGAAAGTAAAGAGCCGCTTAAAGTAGCTAATATCGGCGGTCTGGAATGTTCTAAATGCCACTATTAATCCACCAGGCTATGCAGGCTGAGCCAATCGGTTTGTCTGTAATAAGCTGGTTCAACCATTAGGTATCTTACCGATTACAACACGCATGGAAGAAAATACGACCAAACGGTATTGGAAAGGGGTTGAAGAATTACGCAACGATGCAACGTTTGTAAAGAACGCGAACAGCGAGTTTGCGAATCCTGACCTGGGAGACTCATCGAATGACCTTGATGGTTTGCTCGGTGGTTCAAACACCCAACGCCGTGATTTTTTAAAAGTAATGGGCTTTGGGATGGCCGCTGTAACACTGGCTGCCTGCGAAACCCCAGTTCATAAAGCAATTCCGTACATCAACAAACCGGAATTTACATTTCCTTCTATCTCGGACTACTACGCGTCAACATACACGGATGGGGGCGATTACGCTGCTATTCTGGTTGAAACACGCGAAGGACGGCCCATTAAGATTGAAGGTAACCCCATGTCTAGCATCTCGAAAGGGGGCACTACGGCTCGGGTTCAGGCATCGCTTTTGTCATTGTACGACATTGATAAACTGAAGGGCCCAAAGCGGGGCGAGGCAGACATCGATTGGGCTACCGCCGACCGGGAAATTGTCAGTCAGCTGAACTCAGTTGCGGCACGGGGTGGAGCAATTCGGATCGTCACATCAACGATCTTAAGTCCGGCGACCAAAGCCGTTATTACTGACTTCGTTGCTAAATATCCTACGGCCCGCCACATTATGTATGATGCCAACTCCGCGTTCGGTATTGTACAGGCGAATCAGGCTTCGTTTGGTAAAGCCGTTATTCCTTCTTACGATTTCAGCAAAGCACAGACAATTGTTAGTGTCGGGGCTGACTTTCTAGGAACATGGATCGCACCAATCGAATACATGCGCCCGTACGCACAGGGTCGGAAAATCGGTGCTGTAGGCGGAGGCAAAAAAACCATGTCGCGGCATTACCAGTTTGAGACGGGCTTGTCGATGACGGGTGCTAATGCTGATTACCGTACGGCGATCAAGCCATCGCAGGAAGGTCTGGTTGTTGCTGCCTTGTATAATAAAGTAGCGGCTAAATTGGGCGGAACTGCCATCAGTACGGCATCGGTCAATGTACCTAACCTCGACAAAGCCGCCAATGAACTAGCTCGTTCACGTGGTAAAGCGCTGGTAGTGGCAGGATCAAACGATCCAAACGTACAAATTGTCGTCAATGCACTTAACAACCTGTTGGGTAGCTACGGTACGACAATTGATATCAATGCGCCGGTTAATTATCGTCAGGGTAACGACCAGCAGATGAGCGCCTTCATTGATGAAGCGAAAGCGGGTCGTGTTGGTGCTGCATTGTTCTTCGGTGCTAACCCAGTGTACGATCATCCTCGTGGTGCTGAATTAGCGGAAGCGTTGCCTAAATTGGCATTATCAGTTTCGTTCGCTGATCGTGCTGACGAGACGGCATCGCTGGGTAAATACATTACTCCTGCCCCCCACTTTCTGGAGTGCTGGAATGATGCTGAACCAAAACAAGGCGTCTATAGCCTGACTCAACCGGCTATTACAAACATCTACAAAACCCGTCAGTTTCAATCAAGCTTACTGACATGGGCGGGCAAGCCAAGTGATTTTCAGACATACCTGAAAAACTTCTGGCGCACCAACCGATATCCTCAGGCTTCTGGTTTTAGCTCATTCGATGCATTCTGGATAAAAAGTCTGCACGATGGCGTATTTGAACCAAATTCGGCTACCGCTTCTGTGGGAGGAGCTACCTTTGCCGGAAACATTGCGCAAGCGGCTTCTGGCATTGCACAGCGCTACAAGCCCACAACGGGCATGGAGCTGGCACTGTATGAAACAGTAGGCATTGGAACAGGTTCGACGGCTAACAATCCTTGGCTTCAAGAAATGCCCGATCCTGTAACGAAGGCTTGCTGGGATAATTATGCCGCTCTGTCGCAAAAGACAGCTAACGACATGGGACTGGCCCAGAATGATTTGGTGACAGTTAGTGTCGGTGGCAAGTCAATCGAACTGCCGGTTCTGATTCAGCCAGGTCAAGCAGACAACACTGTTTCGGTAGCCATTGGTTACGGCCGCGAAAAGGGAGGTAAATCAGCCAATGGTGTTGGTAAAAACGCATTCCCGTTTGCTTCAATTACAAACGGCTACGTGAACTACTCCGCTTTCACGGCGAAAGTAGATAAGACTAGCGGTTCGCACGAGATTGCGCAGACGCAAACGCACGATACGGTGATGGGTCGGAAAGCTGTTCTTCAGGAGTCAATACTTGCTGAATATCAGAAGAACCCGAAAGCAGGTCGGTATGAGCCTAAAGTCGTAACGTCCGAAGGGCCAAAAGCGTCAACAGATATTTCTCTTTGGAATGGCTACGGTAAGCCAAACCACTCGTGGGGTATGGTCATCGACCTTAACTCCTGCATCGGTTGTGGTGCCTGCGTAATTGGTTGCCAGGCCGAGAACAATATCCAGGTTGTTGGTCGCCAAGAGGTTATCAACCGACGTGAGATGCACTGGATTCGGATTGACCGCTACTACAGCAGCGATGCCGATCCCGAGGACGTGAAAGAACTGGAAGTTGCATCGGCTAATCCCGAAGTAACGTTTCAGCCGATGTTGTGCCAACATTGCAGCAATGCTCCTTGCGAAACGGTTTGTCCGGTTCTGGCCACAACCCACAGTACGGAAGGTCTCAACCAGATGACCTATAACCGGTGTATTGGTACACGTTATTGCGCTAACAACTGTCCGTATAAAGTTCGTCGCTTTAACTGGTTCAAGTATTTCGATAACGATAACTTTGATTACCACTTCAATAATGATCTTGGTAAAATGGTCATTAACCCGGATGTAACAGTTCGGTCACGTGGAGTAATCGAAAAGTGTTCGTTCTGCGTGCAGCGGATTCAGGAAGGCAAACTCACAGCCAAAAAAGAGCGTCGTCGGCCAATGCCAGACGAAATTCAAACGGCCTGTGCACAAGCTTGTCCAACAAACGCCATTATTTTCGGCGACATGAACAATCCGGAAAGTACGATTGCGCAAACGCTGGAAACAGAGCTGCAAGGCCGGGCCTTCCACGTGCTTGAAGAGATTAACGTGAGACCACAAATCTCGTACCTGACCAAAATTCGGAACAAAGACGAAGAACCTAAACAGGCATCTCGTCAGGAATCGCAGGCATAAATAGGATTACGGCTTGAGTTATTATGATTTTATAAAAACATCGTAACAACACAAATCGTATAACGTACATCGAAAAATCGAAAATTAAGTAAGTATATGTCGCATGTAACATCAGCCGTAAGAACTCCCCTTGTCACCGGTGGTAAGACCTACGCCGACGTGACGGAGGATATCAGCAGACAGGTTGAGGGAAGCCCCACTCGCGAGTGGACGATTGCCTTTACCATCTCGGTGATTGTGCTACTTTACGGAACCGCCTGCGTGTTCTGGACCTGGTGGGAGGGCCTTGGTGTATGGGGCTTGAACAAAACCGTTGGCTGGGCGTGGGATATCACAAACTTCGTATGGTGGGTTGGTATCGGTCACGCAGGAACGCTGATCTCGGCTATTCTTCTGTTGTTCCGTCAGAAATGGCGGACTGCCGTAAACCGGGCAGCAGAGGCTATGACCATCTTCGCCGTTATTTGCGCGGCTACGTTTATCCTGATGCACATGGGTCGGCCCTGGCTGGCTTACTGGGCGCTACCGTTGCCAAACACAT
Proteins encoded in this region:
- a CDS encoding OmpH family outer membrane protein; this translates as MKNASLILNVVLAIAVAVLYYLHFKDRQPETASSVTVPAEAKGRSIVYVNVDSLLTKYDFFKDTQKVLESKRFQLENDLTSKGRNLQNKVAFFQQRAATMTQEQGRATEASLQKEQQDIMAYRERAAQNLAAEEQEKNKQLYDQIYDYLKKQNAQNKYEFVLGYTKGGGILFADPSGDQTSKVLAGLNKEYKEKQTKK
- the smpB gene encoding SsrA-binding protein SmpB; protein product: MASASIVKQVDIRNRRASFEYSFLETFTAGIILTGTEIKSIRQGKVNLQDAYCLIYNDELFIRQMNISLYTEGTHYNHDPLRDRKLLLTKREIKRLTEKLKDQGLTIVPVRMFTSERGFAKIDIALAKGKKLFDKRDSIKERDVTREMQRERY
- a CDS encoding HNH endonuclease; translation: MGRKVLVLNQDYSALSICSVPKAFLLVFLDKAELVAESEQFTLRTVSAEFPMPSVIRLHRYVSLPYKGVMLTRQNIFKRDGHHCQYCGTTEDLTLDHVMPKSRGGKTSWDNLATACKRCNSRKGDYTPEEANLKLRQKPFKPTFLVFLREFSGSLEQSWMPFLSKKEKAFQ
- the rpsA gene encoding 30S ribosomal protein S1 → MSKTQQRELPAFDWDRADNKGFGSGYSDAERDRMLELYDNTLSEVKEKEVVMGTVVGITDREVLLNIGFKSDGLVPASEFRDMPDLKMGDEIEVYVENQEDPNGQLVLSRKKAKVITAWQKIQRALDEDLVIDGFVKRRTKGGLIVDIFSIEAFLPGSQIDVKPIRDFDIFVGKKMEVKVVKINYANDNVVVSHKVLIEKDLEAQRAQILNNLEKGQVLEGVIKNMTNFGVFIDLGGVDGLLHITDISWGRISHPSEVLHLDQKVNVVVLDFDEDKKRISLGMKQLQAHPWDALEQDIQVGSKVKGKIVNVADYGAFLEIMPGVEGLIHVSEMSWSQHLRNPQEFLKVGDEVEAQVLTLDRSDRKMSLGIKQLTEDPWTRPELRTKYAIGTKHKGVVRNLTNFGLFLELEEGIDGLVHVSDLSWTKKVKHPSDFIKVGEDLEVIVLELDIENRRLALGHKQLEENPWDTFETVFAVGTIHRCTIISKNDKMATLELPYGIEGFSSLKNLGKEDGTFAEVGETLDFKVTEFSKEEKRIMLSHTKTWQEKNEPVKEQKPKAAAAKPTSTSNQADRGATLGDLDALAALKEQLEGRN
- a CDS encoding c-type cytochrome, with protein sequence MLINLMNRCLTMSRLSKFCGAMALSLALFINGGQLKAQDSSAAAGGATAAATPAAGGGGDAEKGKTLFTNNCAQCHAVTDEKVVGPGLKGIESRTPGKEWLHKWIRNSSAVIASGDAYANQVFNANGKVQMSSFPSLSDADIDGILAYIDQASSPQKAAVAGDEAGSKNTNGAGSGQGGTSGGPSELFTVVLVALLVVMLLVLGVLLVIVTILSKAVSPVTVDGAQPVSSFGQRLKDGLSGAFNNSTLRSIVIWLFLLVATKETLDGAYSIGIQQGYAPKQPIAYSHKLHAGQYKIDCNYCHTGVNKGKSATIPAANICMNCHGVIKKESPEIQKIYTAIEQNRPIEWIRVHNLPDLAYFNHAQHVNVGNVQCQTCHGDIEKMEVVEQRSSLTMGWCIDCHRKTEVNTKDNAYYDKLVALHSKESKEPLKVANIGGLECSKCHY
- a CDS encoding TAT-variant-translocated molybdopterin oxidoreductase, coding for MEENTTKRYWKGVEELRNDATFVKNANSEFANPDLGDSSNDLDGLLGGSNTQRRDFLKVMGFGMAAVTLAACETPVHKAIPYINKPEFTFPSISDYYASTYTDGGDYAAILVETREGRPIKIEGNPMSSISKGGTTARVQASLLSLYDIDKLKGPKRGEADIDWATADREIVSQLNSVAARGGAIRIVTSTILSPATKAVITDFVAKYPTARHIMYDANSAFGIVQANQASFGKAVIPSYDFSKAQTIVSVGADFLGTWIAPIEYMRPYAQGRKIGAVGGGKKTMSRHYQFETGLSMTGANADYRTAIKPSQEGLVVAALYNKVAAKLGGTAISTASVNVPNLDKAANELARSRGKALVVAGSNDPNVQIVVNALNNLLGSYGTTIDINAPVNYRQGNDQQMSAFIDEAKAGRVGAALFFGANPVYDHPRGAELAEALPKLALSVSFADRADETASLGKYITPAPHFLECWNDAEPKQGVYSLTQPAITNIYKTRQFQSSLLTWAGKPSDFQTYLKNFWRTNRYPQASGFSSFDAFWIKSLHDGVFEPNSATASVGGATFAGNIAQAASGIAQRYKPTTGMELALYETVGIGTGSTANNPWLQEMPDPVTKACWDNYAALSQKTANDMGLAQNDLVTVSVGGKSIELPVLIQPGQADNTVSVAIGYGREKGGKSANGVGKNAFPFASITNGYVNYSAFTAKVDKTSGSHEIAQTQTHDTVMGRKAVLQESILAEYQKNPKAGRYEPKVVTSEGPKASTDISLWNGYGKPNHSWGMVIDLNSCIGCGACVIGCQAENNIQVVGRQEVINRREMHWIRIDRYYSSDADPEDVKELEVASANPEVTFQPMLCQHCSNAPCETVCPVLATTHSTEGLNQMTYNRCIGTRYCANNCPYKVRRFNWFKYFDNDNFDYHFNNDLGKMVINPDVTVRSRGVIEKCSFCVQRIQEGKLTAKKERRRPMPDEIQTACAQACPTNAIIFGDMNNPESTIAQTLETELQGRAFHVLEEINVRPQISYLTKIRNKDEEPKQASRQESQA